A DNA window from Cytophagia bacterium CHB2 contains the following coding sequences:
- a CDS encoding ferredoxin, protein MSMNTSSGLGPGGDCVCPKCGEKIPHRQRVPCREERCPQCGAKMLREGSEHHQLWDEKRKAKE, encoded by the coding sequence ATGTCCATGAACACGTCTTCGGGCTTGGGGCCTGGCGGTGATTGTGTCTGCCCCAAATGTGGAGAAAAAATACCTCACCGCCAGCGCGTTCCCTGTCGAGAAGAGCGGTGCCCCCAATGCGGCGCCAAGATGTTGCGCGAAGGCTCCGAACATCATCAACTCTGGGATGAGAAAAGAAAGGCAAAGGAATAG
- a CDS encoding nucleoside deaminase, which translates to MRVEFLSEAIRLSLEAVRNGIGGPFGAVIVKDSEIIGRGCNQVTSTKDPTAHAEIVAIREACRRLGSFHLKGCELYSSCEPCPMCLAAIYWAKIAKVFYALTGRHAAEIGFADDCISRELALPISQRRLPMKQIARPEALIAFEEWEHRKDRIEY; encoded by the coding sequence ATGAGAGTCGAATTTCTCAGCGAAGCCATCCGTTTGTCACTTGAAGCCGTGCGCAACGGAATCGGTGGGCCGTTTGGCGCCGTGATCGTGAAGGATAGTGAAATCATCGGCAGAGGTTGCAATCAGGTCACGTCAACTAAAGATCCCACCGCTCATGCCGAGATCGTGGCGATTCGGGAAGCGTGCCGGCGTTTGGGTAGTTTCCATCTGAAAGGCTGTGAGCTTTACTCCAGTTGTGAGCCGTGCCCGATGTGCCTCGCTGCCATTTATTGGGCCAAAATCGCTAAGGTCTTTTACGCCCTCACCGGAAGGCATGCCGCTGAAATCGGTTTTGCTGATGATTGTATCTCCAGAGAGTTGGCGCTGCCCATCTCCCAGCGACGGCTTCCGATGAAGCAAATCGCGCGGCCAGAGGCTTTGATCGCATTCGAAGAGTGGGAGCATAGAAAAGACAGAATCGAATATTGA
- a CDS encoding radical SAM protein, producing the protein MLAFGPIPSRRLGRSLGINNIPPKICTYSCVYCQVGRTLKMQIERQAFYGPDELLKDVEKKIAEVRKAGASIDYLTFVPDGEPTLDINLGREIDLLRLFGFKIAVITNASLIWCHEVRNDLMQADWVSLKVDAVNEEVWRKVNRPYRSLQLSSILDGMLAFARIYKGELATETMLVKGLNDSPEHAKEIAGFLAQLKPDKSYISIPIRPPAETWVKPPDEKAINVFYQIFNKKVKGVEYLIGEEGNAFAATGNVAEDLLSITAVHPMRKEAVRELLARAHADASIIQQLIAQDLLFEAEYENKKFYLRRFPVVNIKRIKL; encoded by the coding sequence ATGCTGGCTTTTGGTCCTATTCCCTCGCGACGCCTTGGGCGGAGCTTGGGAATCAACAACATTCCTCCCAAGATTTGCACCTATTCTTGCGTGTATTGCCAAGTAGGCCGCACCTTGAAGATGCAAATTGAGCGACAGGCGTTTTATGGACCGGATGAACTATTGAAAGATGTGGAGAAAAAAATAGCTGAAGTCCGAAAAGCCGGAGCATCTATCGATTACCTAACTTTCGTGCCTGACGGCGAGCCAACTCTGGATATCAATCTTGGCCGCGAAATCGATTTGTTAAGGCTTTTCGGGTTCAAAATTGCCGTGATCACCAACGCTTCCCTGATCTGGTGTCACGAGGTGAGAAATGATTTGATGCAAGCGGACTGGGTTTCTTTGAAAGTGGACGCCGTCAACGAAGAGGTTTGGCGCAAGGTTAACCGGCCTTATCGCTCTTTGCAATTGTCCTCAATCTTGGATGGAATGCTTGCGTTCGCGAGAATTTACAAGGGTGAGCTTGCCACTGAGACCATGCTGGTCAAAGGCCTCAATGATAGCCCTGAGCACGCCAAGGAAATCGCCGGTTTCCTGGCTCAGCTCAAACCCGACAAATCTTACATTTCGATTCCAATCCGGCCGCCGGCAGAAACATGGGTAAAGCCGCCCGATGAAAAAGCCATCAATGTGTTCTATCAGATTTTCAACAAAAAAGTCAAAGGCGTGGAATATTTAATCGGCGAGGAAGGGAATGCGTTTGCTGCAACCGGCAATGTCGCGGAAGATCTGTTGAGCATTACTGCCGTGCATCCGATGCGAAAGGAAGCCGTGAGAGAATTGTTGGCGCGCGCCCATGCGGATGCTTCCATCATTCAACAGTTGATTGCGCAAGATTTGCTTTTCGAAGCAGAATACGAAAACAAAAAGTTCTATCTCAGGAGGTTTCCTGTAGTGAACATAAAAAGGATAAAGCTGTGA
- a CDS encoding aminotransferase class I/II-fold pyridoxal phosphate-dependent enzyme yields MKTNLTHKSTKAIHVGGLKNAVFGEVSVPIFQSSTFSFPSAEEGAARFAGEQSGYIYTRMGNPTINALEECIAALENGYAGMATASGMAAITTVYLALLGKGAHVVGTDSVYGPTRMVLEKEFSRFGVEATFVDTSNLDHLKRAIRANTRMIFVETPANPTMAVTDIHEAAEIAHQHDAIMVVDNTFASPYLQRPLDLGADVVVHSMTKSINGHSDVVAGMIITKNEKLYKRIKPVLNLFGGTMDPHQAWLVLRGVRTMPLRVERSQENAQKMASFLQQHPKVTWVRYPGLPDHPQHAIAKKQMDGFGSMICFGVKNGLEGGKTVMNNVRLFTLAVSLGGVESLIEHPASMTHATVPRHEREQAGIVDELVRISVGCEDFDDLRDDLDQALNKISG; encoded by the coding sequence ATGAAAACGAACTTGACACATAAATCAACCAAAGCGATTCACGTTGGCGGCTTGAAGAATGCCGTATTCGGTGAAGTCTCCGTTCCAATTTTCCAAAGCTCAACCTTTTCATTCCCCAGCGCCGAGGAAGGAGCGGCGCGTTTTGCCGGAGAGCAATCGGGCTACATTTACACGCGCATGGGCAACCCAACCATCAACGCACTGGAAGAATGTATTGCGGCGTTGGAAAATGGCTACGCCGGCATGGCGACTGCTTCGGGTATGGCTGCCATTACCACAGTCTATCTGGCCTTGCTTGGCAAAGGCGCACATGTGGTCGGCACGGATTCTGTTTACGGCCCAACGCGCATGGTGTTGGAAAAAGAATTCTCGCGATTTGGCGTGGAAGCAACGTTTGTCGATACTTCGAATTTGGATCATCTCAAACGCGCCATTCGCGCCAATACCAGAATGATCTTCGTTGAAACACCGGCGAATCCAACTATGGCGGTGACCGATATTCATGAAGCTGCGGAGATTGCCCATCAACATGACGCGATCATGGTGGTTGACAACACCTTTGCCAGTCCCTATTTGCAACGTCCCTTGGATTTGGGCGCCGACGTGGTGGTGCATAGCATGACGAAATCCATCAACGGTCACAGCGACGTGGTCGCCGGAATGATCATTACGAAGAATGAAAAACTCTACAAGCGAATCAAGCCGGTGCTGAATTTGTTCGGCGGCACGATGGATCCGCATCAAGCGTGGCTGGTCTTGCGCGGCGTGCGCACCATGCCGTTGCGGGTGGAGAGAAGTCAGGAGAACGCGCAGAAGATGGCGAGCTTTCTCCAGCAGCATCCCAAAGTGACGTGGGTGCGCTATCCTGGTTTGCCGGATCATCCGCAACATGCAATCGCGAAAAAACAAATGGACGGTTTTGGCAGCATGATCTGCTTCGGCGTGAAAAACGGCCTTGAGGGCGGCAAAACCGTCATGAACAACGTGCGTTTGTTCACGCTCGCCGTTTCACTTGGCGGCGTGGAATCGTTGATCGAACATCCTGCTTCCATGACCCACGCCACCGTTCCGCGACATGAAAGGGAACAAGCCGGCATCGTCGATGAGTTGGTGAGAATCTCGGTAGGTTGTGAAGACTTCGATGATCTTCGTGATGATCTGGATCAAGCGTTAAACAAAATCTCAGGCTGA